In one window of Frigoriglobus tundricola DNA:
- a CDS encoding ArnT family glycosyltransferase, which yields MRGRWADAVWLLVFGLASSAWCLTAATRLGATFDEPLYVKAGLVNWRTGSNKLLMRAGTMPLPVDVQTLPAYLWERHRGQPFDPVADLDTVLPVCRAANLVFWWLLLVYTMRLGRTFGGAWGGRLAVALVACDPNLLGHAALATTDIALLASMMVFIYHFHHNYQPDAGWTRRVLFPGVLYGLALATKASAMAFVPQAMLVLGLWSLARAGVLTPPAGSSLREKGVHLWHATYQLRKDIFVIGLIGFITVFVYCGSDWGTEPTFIKWADGLPEGDLKRVMTPVSRDLKIFTNAGEGLLHQIKHNFRGHGTYLLGRWYDRATPAYFPLALSMKVPLPAIVLLLAALVVHPRRLLLPTAGVALILFAFLPNCRVQIGIRFVFTLMVLTYITAAAAVARGWADQRTGASARVVPRALVGALLAALVATAAWVWPNGLSYFNQAWGGSETGRFLLHDSNYDWGQGVPELRAWNDAHNDGRPLSVWYFGSDPAVSRPPLEAVHLSVLPLRSADDAVTYCPTKYLAVSVSHFSNNPAPFPQHKARLEWARGQTPVARTTYFLIYQLRD from the coding sequence ATGCGCGGGCGGTGGGCGGACGCGGTGTGGCTCCTGGTATTCGGGCTGGCATCGTCGGCCTGGTGCCTGACGGCCGCGACCCGGCTCGGGGCCACGTTCGATGAGCCGCTGTACGTGAAGGCCGGGCTCGTCAACTGGCGCACTGGTAGCAACAAGCTGCTCATGCGCGCGGGCACCATGCCGCTGCCCGTGGACGTGCAGACGCTCCCCGCCTACCTCTGGGAGCGGCACCGCGGGCAGCCGTTCGATCCGGTTGCCGATCTGGACACCGTTTTACCCGTCTGTCGTGCGGCCAACCTCGTTTTTTGGTGGCTGCTACTCGTCTACACGATGCGCCTCGGCCGCACGTTCGGCGGGGCGTGGGGCGGCCGGCTCGCGGTGGCGCTGGTGGCGTGCGACCCGAACCTGCTCGGGCACGCGGCGCTGGCCACCACGGACATCGCGCTCCTCGCGAGCATGATGGTCTTCATCTACCACTTCCACCACAACTACCAGCCGGACGCCGGGTGGACGCGCCGCGTGCTGTTCCCGGGCGTTCTGTACGGACTGGCGCTCGCAACGAAAGCGTCCGCGATGGCGTTCGTGCCGCAGGCCATGCTCGTTCTCGGGCTGTGGAGCCTCGCGCGGGCCGGCGTGCTGACGCCCCCCGCGGGGAGTTCGCTCCGCGAAAAAGGTGTTCACCTGTGGCACGCGACGTACCAGCTCCGCAAAGACATTTTCGTGATCGGGTTGATCGGGTTCATCACGGTGTTCGTCTACTGCGGAAGCGACTGGGGCACCGAGCCGACCTTTATCAAGTGGGCGGATGGCCTGCCCGAAGGCGACCTCAAGCGCGTGATGACGCCGGTCAGCCGCGATCTGAAGATCTTCACCAACGCCGGTGAAGGGTTACTCCACCAGATCAAACACAACTTCCGCGGGCACGGAACGTACCTACTCGGCCGGTGGTACGACCGCGCGACGCCGGCGTACTTCCCGCTCGCGCTCTCGATGAAGGTGCCGCTGCCCGCGATCGTCCTGTTGCTGGCCGCGCTGGTGGTTCACCCGCGGCGCCTGTTGCTGCCGACCGCCGGGGTCGCGCTGATCCTGTTCGCGTTCTTGCCGAACTGCCGCGTGCAGATCGGCATCCGGTTCGTGTTCACGCTGATGGTCCTCACCTACATCACCGCGGCCGCCGCCGTGGCCCGCGGGTGGGCGGACCAGCGGACCGGGGCGAGTGCGCGAGTGGTGCCGCGGGCGCTGGTGGGTGCGCTGCTGGCGGCGCTCGTTGCCACGGCCGCGTGGGTGTGGCCGAACGGGCTGAGCTACTTCAACCAGGCGTGGGGCGGGTCGGAGACCGGGCGGTTCCTGCTGCACGACTCGAACTACGACTGGGGGCAGGGGGTGCCGGAGTTGCGGGCGTGGAACGATGCACACAACGACGGCCGGCCGCTCTCGGTTTGGTACTTCGGCAGCGACCCGGCCGTTTCCCGGCCGCCGCTCGAAGCGGTCCACTTGAGCGTCCTCCCGCTCCGCTCCGCGGACGACGCGGTGACCTACTGCCCGACGAAGTACCTCGCGGTGTCGGTTTCGCACTTCAGCAACAACCCTGCGCCGTTCCCGCAGCACAAGGCGCGGCTCGAATGGGCGCGCGGCCAAACGCCGGTCGCCCGCACCACGTACTTCCTCATCTACCAGTTGCGAGACTGA
- a CDS encoding ABC transporter ATP-binding protein yields the protein MSEPLLVADHLTKDYGTFRALADLTLSVAAGEVVGLLGPNGSGKSTALRLMLGFLKPTSGRARIGGFDCWADSVETRKRVAYLPGELRLYDTMTGRRLVTFLGRLRGDAPGPEVDALAKKLDIDIDRPLTHMSSGMKRKVALLAVLVPKVPLIILDEPTNTLDPTMRDELLEQLKSARARGQAVLFSSHVLQEVETVCDRVAVLRRGELVHVQEMSELREGRSVSARLTGPPPAHGPGGAELAPNTVSADGRLQMTFRGPLPVLLDWLARQPLTDLVIEPQGLAPIYKRFHG from the coding sequence ATGAGCGAACCGCTGTTGGTCGCGGACCACTTGACGAAGGACTACGGCACGTTCCGCGCGCTGGCCGACCTCACGCTGTCGGTCGCGGCGGGCGAGGTGGTCGGGCTGCTCGGCCCGAACGGGTCCGGGAAGTCCACCGCGCTGCGGCTGATGCTCGGGTTCCTGAAGCCCACGAGCGGCCGCGCCCGGATCGGCGGCTTCGACTGCTGGGCCGACAGCGTGGAAACCCGAAAACGGGTCGCGTACCTGCCGGGCGAGCTGCGCCTCTACGACACGATGACCGGCCGCCGCCTCGTCACGTTCCTGGGCCGGCTCCGCGGCGACGCGCCCGGTCCCGAGGTCGATGCGCTCGCCAAGAAACTGGACATCGACATCGACCGCCCGCTCACCCACATGTCCAGCGGCATGAAGCGGAAAGTGGCGCTGCTCGCGGTGCTGGTGCCGAAGGTGCCGCTCATCATTCTGGACGAGCCGACGAACACGCTGGACCCGACGATGCGGGACGAGCTCCTGGAGCAGCTCAAATCGGCCCGGGCCCGCGGCCAGGCGGTGCTGTTCTCCTCGCACGTGCTCCAGGAGGTCGAGACCGTGTGCGACCGCGTCGCGGTGCTGCGCCGCGGGGAACTGGTTCACGTGCAGGAGATGTCCGAGTTGCGCGAGGGGCGGTCCGTGAGCGCGCGGCTGACCGGCCCGCCGCCCGCCCACGGACCCGGCGGCGCCGAGCTCGCCCCGAACACGGTCTCGGCCGACGGGCGCTTGCAGATGACGTTCCGCGGCCCGCTCCCGGTGCTGCTCGACTGGCTCGCCCGGCAGCCGCTCACGGACCTCGTGATCGAACCGCAGGGGCTGGCCCCGATCTACAAGAGGTTCCACGGATGA
- a CDS encoding ABC transporter permease subunit: protein MTFILVRKLLRDTRPALIAVGLLLFVFAAFWVKITQRVTTEIVPMARLISQPFGNAKALEQVFVRGPSKVSQAALGWGEMNFDRPTDFLAIGMLHPVVLVISFVWGVGRAAGAVAGELDRGTMELLMSQPVPRSRLVLAHLVVDGVVLPVLCLSFFAGTQFGLWAVGDFVPDYALLDDLKQESPLAKALIERAPRDSTPLDVSGRGQLAGLVNTLALIFAISGMTLALSAAGRNRWRVVGYAVLVVVAMFVANTVGQLWEPVACVRPLTFFFYYQPQRAMLDGVWAVDLNKAWNLGGPVLVPAVGVLFGVGATGYAVALRIFTRRDLPAPL from the coding sequence ATGACGTTCATCCTCGTTCGCAAGCTGCTCCGCGACACGCGGCCGGCGCTCATCGCGGTCGGCCTGCTCCTGTTCGTGTTCGCGGCGTTCTGGGTGAAAATCACGCAGCGCGTGACCACCGAGATCGTGCCGATGGCGCGGCTCATCTCGCAGCCGTTCGGCAACGCGAAGGCGCTGGAGCAGGTCTTCGTCCGCGGGCCGAGCAAGGTGTCGCAGGCGGCGCTCGGCTGGGGCGAAATGAACTTCGACCGGCCGACCGACTTCCTCGCCATCGGGATGCTGCACCCGGTGGTGCTGGTGATCAGCTTCGTGTGGGGCGTGGGGCGCGCGGCCGGGGCGGTCGCCGGCGAACTCGACCGCGGGACGATGGAGCTGCTGATGTCGCAGCCGGTGCCGCGGAGCCGGCTCGTCCTCGCGCACCTCGTCGTCGACGGCGTGGTGCTCCCGGTCCTCTGCCTGAGCTTCTTCGCGGGCACGCAGTTCGGGCTCTGGGCGGTGGGCGATTTCGTGCCCGACTACGCGCTCCTCGACGACCTGAAACAGGAGTCGCCGCTGGCGAAGGCCCTCATCGAGCGCGCCCCGCGCGACAGCACGCCGCTGGACGTCAGCGGGCGGGGCCAGCTCGCGGGCCTGGTGAACACGCTCGCCCTCATCTTCGCGATCAGCGGGATGACGCTCGCCCTCTCCGCCGCCGGCCGCAACCGGTGGCGCGTGGTCGGGTACGCGGTGCTCGTGGTGGTGGCGATGTTCGTGGCGAACACGGTCGGCCAGTTGTGGGAGCCGGTCGCGTGCGTGCGCCCGCTCACGTTCTTCTTCTACTACCAGCCGCAGCGGGCCATGCTCGACGGGGTGTGGGCGGTCGATCTGAACAAAGCGTGGAACCTCGGCGGGCCGGTCCTCGTGCCCGCGGTCGGCGTGCTGTTCGGGGTCGGCGCGACCGGGTATGCGGTGGCACTGCGGATTTTTACCCGGCGCGACCTGCCCGCCCCGCTGTGA
- a CDS encoding DUF1559 family PulG-like putative transporter: MSNVPVAPGRNRRSAFTLTELLVVISIIAILIALLLPGVQKVREAAARAKCANNMKQLGLAFHHFHEVNGSMPPYWNSFPQATTLSIKGSWFDHLLPYVEQGPFYEELMADINRTKSNWDGYDVTTTQTYQQWVQDSPGHWIGPPDTWVVDVPGHWDGPPDTWVIDVPGHWTWEVFGYNGHTHWEEVWVPAVGHWQHNGGTYIPAVGHWQHNGGTYVPPTGHYVTLTRQVTTHIDNRGGIFMPGANNVTFSFLQCPSDPSVGSYPDAGLGRVYLTSATGSWGSTNYLANYHALANDDPNIGYQSPAQGFLNVTDGLSNTLLLGEGYSWCDQKGRLALNSWDYHSFGLTWALPNSTVDLGSGDEQVNYPNGMPNTLPFQVRPRPLSVEECPIGAECCNNWKAQTGHTTMNVVMTDGSVRSVSDSLSPQTWNRLLMPRDGQAISGDW, encoded by the coding sequence ATGTCGAACGTACCGGTCGCACCCGGGCGGAACCGTCGGAGCGCCTTCACACTGACCGAACTGCTGGTCGTGATTTCAATTATCGCGATCCTCATCGCGCTGCTCCTGCCCGGCGTCCAAAAAGTGCGGGAGGCCGCCGCCCGCGCGAAGTGCGCGAACAACATGAAGCAACTCGGGCTGGCGTTTCACCACTTCCACGAGGTGAACGGCTCCATGCCGCCGTACTGGAACTCGTTCCCGCAGGCGACCACGCTCTCGATCAAGGGGTCCTGGTTCGACCACCTGCTCCCCTACGTCGAGCAGGGGCCGTTCTACGAGGAACTCATGGCCGACATCAACCGGACCAAATCGAACTGGGACGGCTACGACGTCACCACGACGCAAACGTACCAGCAATGGGTGCAGGACTCGCCGGGCCACTGGATCGGGCCGCCGGACACCTGGGTCGTCGACGTGCCGGGCCACTGGGACGGGCCGCCGGACACCTGGGTCATTGACGTGCCGGGCCACTGGACCTGGGAGGTCTTCGGGTACAACGGCCACACGCACTGGGAAGAGGTTTGGGTGCCCGCGGTCGGGCACTGGCAGCACAACGGGGGCACGTACATCCCTGCGGTCGGGCACTGGCAGCACAACGGGGGCACGTACGTCCCACCGACCGGGCACTACGTCACCCTGACGCGGCAGGTCACGACCCACATCGACAACCGCGGGGGCATCTTCATGCCCGGTGCGAACAACGTGACGTTCTCGTTCCTCCAGTGCCCGTCGGACCCGAGCGTGGGGTCGTACCCCGACGCCGGACTGGGACGGGTGTACCTGACCAGCGCGACCGGGTCGTGGGGCAGCACCAACTACCTGGCCAACTACCACGCGCTCGCCAACGACGACCCGAACATCGGGTACCAGTCCCCGGCGCAGGGGTTCTTGAACGTCACCGACGGCCTCTCGAACACGCTCCTCCTCGGCGAGGGGTACTCGTGGTGCGATCAGAAGGGGCGGCTGGCGCTGAACTCCTGGGACTACCACAGCTTCGGGCTGACGTGGGCGCTGCCCAACTCGACCGTGGACCTGGGCTCCGGGGACGAACAGGTGAACTACCCCAACGGGATGCCGAACACGCTCCCGTTCCAGGTGCGGCCCCGCCCGCTCTCGGTCGAGGAATGCCCGATCGGCGCCGAATGCTGCAACAACTGGAAGGCCCAGACCGGGCACACGACGATGAACGTGGTGATGACCGACGGCAGCGTGCGGTCGGTGTCCGACAGCCTCTCGCCGCAAACCTGGAACCGGCTCCTCATGCCGCGTGACGGTCAGGCCATCTCCGGGGACTGGTAG
- a CDS encoding serine/threonine-protein kinase: protein MPAPATADELLTVVEKSRLVSAAVLGTYRTRAAAEPLPPNRVADRMVEDGVLTPFQAALLMEGKSRPFFVGPYKVLSRIGSGSSGVVYLCEHVGMRRKVAVKVLQGRRAKDEVALQRFLREARAAAALNHPNVVHALDLGLENDIHYLSMEYVDGSSLMKLVRDEGPLAPRRLADYLRQAAAGLAHAHAAGLIHRDVTPSNIMVGRDGVVKLLDLGLARFTECDENLTQGAPLGVLGYIAPEQERGDDSVDARSDIFSLGATIYFGMTGRAPNPRRGVSDTPAPKARASASDGFEPLLEIVERMMAPRPDDRFQTAYEVAEAVTRFLEPPDAVSAHASVAAAETAVPEAESTDFVLGPAHDAAAEACAETADANFAFTEVHEPVKPVRRQPAAPGRRPRSRGPTRGRNPSARPHRRARTGSSGSACRSCWRSRSSSASAPACCFEPKGRPPRTWSPRPRRAP, encoded by the coding sequence ATGCCCGCTCCCGCGACCGCGGACGAGTTGCTAACCGTCGTTGAAAAGAGCCGTCTCGTGAGCGCCGCGGTGCTGGGGACCTACCGCACCCGCGCGGCCGCCGAGCCGCTCCCGCCGAACCGGGTCGCCGACCGGATGGTCGAGGACGGGGTCCTCACCCCGTTCCAGGCGGCGCTCCTCATGGAGGGCAAATCGCGGCCCTTTTTCGTCGGCCCTTATAAGGTGTTGTCGCGGATCGGGAGCGGGAGCTCGGGCGTGGTGTACCTGTGCGAGCACGTGGGGATGCGGCGCAAGGTCGCGGTGAAGGTCCTCCAGGGGCGCCGGGCGAAGGACGAGGTCGCCCTCCAGCGGTTCCTCCGCGAGGCGCGGGCGGCGGCGGCGCTGAACCACCCCAACGTGGTTCACGCCCTCGACCTGGGGCTGGAGAACGACATCCACTACCTGAGCATGGAGTACGTCGACGGGTCGAGCCTCATGAAGCTCGTCCGCGACGAGGGGCCGCTCGCCCCCCGGCGCCTGGCCGATTACCTGCGCCAGGCGGCGGCCGGGCTCGCCCACGCCCACGCGGCCGGGCTGATCCACCGCGACGTGACGCCGAGCAACATCATGGTCGGGCGCGACGGGGTGGTCAAACTCCTGGACCTGGGCCTGGCCCGGTTCACCGAGTGCGACGAGAACCTCACGCAGGGCGCGCCGCTCGGGGTGCTCGGCTACATCGCCCCCGAGCAGGAGCGGGGCGACGATTCCGTGGACGCCCGGTCGGACATCTTTTCGCTCGGCGCGACGATCTACTTCGGCATGACCGGGCGGGCCCCGAACCCGCGCCGCGGGGTGAGCGACACCCCCGCGCCGAAGGCGCGGGCGAGCGCGAGCGACGGGTTCGAGCCGCTCCTCGAGATCGTCGAGCGGATGATGGCGCCCCGGCCCGACGACCGGTTCCAGACGGCCTACGAGGTGGCCGAGGCGGTCACGCGGTTCCTGGAACCGCCGGACGCGGTTTCGGCGCACGCCTCCGTCGCGGCCGCCGAAACAGCGGTCCCCGAAGCCGAGAGCACCGATTTCGTACTGGGACCGGCGCACGACGCCGCGGCGGAGGCGTGCGCCGAAACCGCGGACGCCAACTTCGCGTTTACGGAGGTTCATGAGCCGGTGAAACCCGTCCGGCGGCAACCGGCGGCCCCCGGGAGGAGGCCCCGGTCGCGCGGCCCGACCCGCGGCCGCAACCCGTCCGCGCGCCCGCACCGGCGAGCGAGAACTGGTTCGTCCGGTTCCGCCTGCCGCTCGTGCTGGCGGTCGCGGTCGTCATCGGCTTCGGCGCCGGCCTGCTGCTTCGAACCAAAGGGCCGACCGCCGCGGACGTGGTCCCCAAGGCCCCGCCGCGCTCCGTGA
- a CDS encoding glycosyltransferase family 87 protein translates to MLSFPRSAADRFRAAHAADPRRLRLAFFALLAVIVVLMSVKYAAKISKPGDSGQQSRSAFLRWRELINGVFRGENIYVGVNEYPNPPIMAVLLRPFAALPPVAGALAWFYAKVLLAVLAAVWVFRLVGARRPPPPAPLPEGKGGNDLRNSDPFAESEEASRFGAPFPSGRGAGGGGLRLDLAKAAAIVLCLPPLLGDLSHNNVNIFILFLVVGCLEAFRRRLDTLAGLTLALAVACKVTPLLFVAYFAWKRCWRVLGATLVGLALWLAVVPGLTFGWDRTRDLMAGWYALMVERPLLKGEVTTEHPNQAVTGFVYRLFTHSPSYIVYPDNIPTPAEYHNLIDIGRPAAWAIVKALTAAFALAVVVLCRWPVRRPTDARQGWVFAAECGFICLGMLLFSERTWKHHAVVLLLPLAVLTYAVAVVELPRRVRRFALGALVASFLLTAVPGLFAGRAADLAMVYGTHTLAFALQTVAVGLLLACRSGGVGGIFEPGREPNLR, encoded by the coding sequence ATGCTCTCGTTCCCCCGTTCGGCCGCCGACCGGTTCCGGGCGGCGCACGCCGCCGACCCGCGGCGCCTGCGGCTCGCGTTTTTCGCCCTGCTGGCCGTGATCGTCGTGCTGATGAGCGTGAAGTACGCGGCCAAGATCAGCAAACCGGGCGACAGCGGTCAGCAGAGCCGGTCCGCGTTCCTCCGCTGGCGGGAGCTGATCAACGGCGTGTTCCGCGGCGAAAACATCTACGTCGGCGTGAACGAGTACCCGAACCCGCCGATCATGGCGGTGCTGCTGCGGCCGTTCGCGGCGCTGCCGCCGGTGGCGGGCGCGCTCGCGTGGTTCTACGCGAAGGTGCTCCTCGCGGTGCTGGCCGCGGTGTGGGTGTTCCGGCTGGTGGGCGCGAGGAGACCTCCCCCCCCGGCCCCCCTCCCTGAAGGGAAGGGGGGGAACGACCTGCGGAACTCAGATCCGTTCGCGGAGTCGGAGGAGGCCTCCCGCTTCGGCGCCCCCTTCCCTTCAGGGAGGGGGGCCGGGGGGGGAGGTCTCCGCCTCGACCTCGCGAAGGCCGCGGCGATCGTTCTGTGCCTGCCGCCGCTGCTCGGCGACCTGTCGCACAACAACGTCAACATCTTCATCCTGTTCCTAGTGGTCGGCTGCCTCGAAGCGTTCCGGCGCCGGCTCGACACGCTCGCCGGGCTGACGCTCGCGCTCGCGGTCGCGTGCAAGGTGACGCCGCTGCTGTTCGTCGCGTATTTCGCGTGGAAGCGGTGCTGGCGCGTGCTGGGGGCGACGCTCGTGGGGCTCGCGCTGTGGCTCGCGGTCGTGCCCGGCCTCACCTTCGGCTGGGACCGCACCCGCGACCTCATGGCCGGGTGGTACGCGCTCATGGTGGAGCGCCCGCTCCTGAAGGGCGAGGTCACCACCGAGCACCCGAACCAGGCCGTCACGGGGTTCGTGTACCGGCTGTTCACGCACAGCCCGTCCTACATCGTGTACCCCGACAACATCCCCACGCCGGCGGAGTACCACAACCTCATCGACATCGGCCGCCCGGCCGCGTGGGCGATCGTGAAAGCGCTCACCGCGGCGTTCGCACTCGCGGTGGTGGTTCTGTGCCGGTGGCCGGTGCGCCGGCCGACCGATGCGCGCCAGGGGTGGGTGTTCGCCGCCGAGTGCGGGTTCATCTGCCTCGGCATGTTGCTGTTCAGCGAGCGGACGTGGAAGCACCACGCGGTGGTGCTGCTCCTGCCCCTGGCGGTACTGACGTACGCGGTCGCGGTGGTGGAGCTCCCGCGGCGGGTGCGGAGATTCGCCCTCGGGGCGCTGGTCGCGTCGTTCTTGCTGACGGCCGTGCCGGGCCTGTTCGCCGGCCGGGCGGCGGACCTGGCGATGGTGTACGGCACGCACACGCTCGCGTTCGCCCTCCAGACCGTGGCGGTGGGCTTGCTCCTCGCGTGCCGGTCGGGCGGGGTGGGCGGAATATTCGAGCCGGGTCGCGAGCCGAATCTCAGATGA